A portion of the Vicia villosa cultivar HV-30 ecotype Madison, WI unplaced genomic scaffold, Vvil1.0 ctg.000320F_1_1, whole genome shotgun sequence genome contains these proteins:
- the LOC131626733 gene encoding uncharacterized protein LOC131626733, protein MDFEASDMKETVFGDDFESEDDDDVLLSTRILQIASLGKCSSKRDASGKRLFDNSKPLHIKVKKSKVSTYDDHDKDEDDIHLSDEIVRPVKSTDKSFSLLRNDLVMLEKIFEEGKRKMREEEKKLESIKREIEECCKELENKKDKVRCVRRVEEACSKMQGKVEECTKEFVVKEGQLYLIEDLIGERTEELKTKEIELNKVKGNISKVIELRRVIGRIDKDRGRKEGELQALSQKIAECSLELKAKEKDLDAINKLIGGQTEKFESEKKKLLQVMSIMKDDRAQMKDFESMKKEFESMKKQFECQIKELDSKEKEYEGRLEELKSQERHIEGRVKDLESREKQLQGHTKEFESKQKQVEEREMELESKEMQHEDRKKEFESKEEKLKGQVKELEFKKEHFESQIKVLESIDNRLVGRVTEFESKEKEFECKMKELISKQKHLESRLEELKSNEKQLEDRVKEHDSKEREFEVRVKEMESKKNHFETQVKEFESKEREFEGNLKEMLSKLKHCESRMTELDWKARQHEGRMKEHESKVREFDGHVKELESHKKRFKIQVEEVKSRVKQMKERVKEVESKERLFDARLKEFKSQEDEFEGRVKKFESKEDELEGRMKELESEKKSFMNQAMELESKENQFDRKMKEFQLKEEELEGRVKDNKSKEEELEGRVKELESEKKCFMSQAMKLESKENQFDRKMKEFQSKEEELEGRVKDVKSKEEELEGQLKDIKLKEEELEGRVKELKSEKKQFENLVKNFKSKEKKYERLWNELELKENKFKVKVKAKLNKIDSQPKEPELSEKLNGVLTKHTVEEKNSATSDQLSATMDGRGLQLDTNEKTDGVESLCCGVLVNLLESSDPAKLVLDIILNRTIPLCDKKGDHAMIINDSHINLLEQLMTISPYIKPSVRKEALKIALDLKANMKEITENYLTVLGFLLLLSNYGLVTSFIEDEILEHFAFVAHYKIAVKLFRNLGFVNKVSDFVEKLIKKKQFVGAVRFSCEYNLTDKNQLIDLLQEHVQNAKQICETSCNNSDSKEIKDKARDREIACLETVLQCISDHGLEPKVLFNKEIKYRILELKGYKGN, encoded by the exons ATGGATTTTGAGGCTTCTGATATGAAGGAAACTGTTTTTGGTGATGACTTTGAatctgaagatgatgatgatgttctTTTGTCAACAAGGATTCTGCAGATTGCGAGTTTGGGAAAATGTAGTAGTAAACGAGATGCGTCTGGTAAAAGGCTATTTGACAATAGCAAACCCTTGCATATTAAAGTTAAGAAATCTAAGGTGTCAACATATGATGATCACGATAAAGATGAAGATGATATTCATTTGTCGGATGAAATTGTGAGGCCGGTAAAATCGACTGATAAGTCGTTTTCTTTGCTGAGGAACGATCTTGTAATGTTAGAAAAAATATTTGAGGAAGGTAAAAGGAAGATGCGGGAGGAAGAGAAGAAATTAGAGTCTATAAAGAGAGAGATTGAGGAATGCTGCAAAGAGCTTGAAAATAAGAAGGATAAAGTTCGTTGTGTTAGAAGAGTTGAAGAAGCTTGCAGCAAAATGCAGGGTAAAGTTGAAGAATGTACCAAGGAATTTGTAGTGAAGGAAGGACAGCTTTATTTGATAGAGGACTTGATTGGAGAGCGCACGGAAGAGCTCAAGACGAAAGAGATAGAACTCAATAAAGTCAAGGGTAACATTTCTAAAGTAATAGAACTTCGTCGAGTCATTGGAAGAATTGACAAGGATCGGGGAAGGAAGGAAGGGGAACTCCAGGCTCTTTCCCAAAAAATTGCTGAATGTAGTTTGGAACTTAAGGCAAAAGAGAAGGACCTTGATGCAATTAACAAATTAATTGGTGGACAAACCGAAAAGTTTGAGTCTGAAAAGAAAAAGCTACTACAGGTGATGTCAATAATGAAGGATGATCGTGCTCAAATGAAGGATTTTGAGTCAATGAAGAAGGAATTTGAGTCaatgaagaagcaatttgaatgtCAGATTAAGGAACTTGATTCCAAAGAGAAGGAATATGAAGGACGGTTGGAGGAGCTTAAGTCACAGGAGAGGCACATTGAAGGACGAGTTAAGGATTTGGAATCAAGAGAAAAGCAGCTTCAAGGACATACGAAGGAGTTTGAATCAAAACAGAAGCAAGTAGAAGAACGGGAAATGGAGCTAGAGTCAAAAGAGATGCAACATGAAGACCGGAAGAAGGAGTTTGAATCGAAAGAAGAGAAATTAAAAGGACAAGTGAAGGAGCTGGAATTTAAAAAGGAGCACTTTGAAAGCCAAATTAAGGTGTTAGAGTCGATAGATAACCGACTTGTAGGCCGAGTGACGGAGTTTGAGTCAAAGGAAAAGGAATTTGAATGTAAAATGAAAGAGTTGATATCGAAACAGAAGCATTTGGAAAGCCGATTAGAGGAGCTTAAGTCAAATGAGAAGCAGCTTGAAGACCGAGTGAAGGAGCATGACTCAaaagaaagagagtttgaagtCCGCGTGAAGGAGATGGAATCTAAAAAGAACCACTTTGAAACACAAGTGAAGGAATTTGAATCAAAAGAAAGGGAGTTTGAAGGCAACCTGAAGGAGATGCTGTCTAAACTGAAGCATTGTGAAAGCCGAATGACAGAGCTTGATTGGAAAGCGAGGCAGCATGAAGGCCGAATGAAGGAACATGAATCAAAAGTTAGAGAATTTGACGGCCATGTGAAGGAGCTTGAATCTCATAAGAAGCGTTTCAAAATCCAAGTGGAGGAGGTAAAATCAAGAGTGAAACAAATGAAAGAACGAGTTAAGGAAGTTGAGTCTAAAGAGAGGCTGTTTGATGCCCGGTTGAAGGAGTTTAAATCACAAGAGGATGAATTTGAAGGCCGGGTGAAGAAGTTTGAATCAAAAGAGGATGAATTGGAAGGCCGAATGAAGGAGTTGGAATCAGAAAAGAAGAGTTTCATGAATCAAGCGATGGAGCTCGaatcaaaagaaaatcaatttgACAGAAAAATGAAAGAGTTTCAATTAAAAGAGGAGGAACTCGAAGGTCGAGTGAAGGACAATAAATCGAAAGAGGAGGAACTTGAGGGCCGGGTGAAGGAGTTGGAATCGGAAAAGAAGTGTTTCATGAGTCAAGCGATGAAGCTCGaatcaaaagaaaatcaatttgACAGAAAAATGAAAGAGTTTCAATCAAAAGAGGAGGAACTTGAAGGTCGAGTGAAGGACGTTAAATCAAAAGAGGAGGAACTTGAAGGCCAACTGAAGGACATTAAATTAAAGGAGGAGGAACTCGAAGGTCGAGTTAAGGAgctcaaatcagaaaagaagcAGTTTGAAAACCTAGTTAAAAACTTCAAATCAAAAGAGAAGAAATATGAAAGATTGTGGAACGaacttgaattaaaagaaaataagttcAAAGTAAAGGTTAAGGCAAAGCTGAATAAAATAGATAGTCAACCAAAGGAGCCTGAGTTGTCAGAGAAACTAAATGGAGTATTAACAAAACATACTGTTGAGGAAAAAAATTCCG CTACATCGGATCAATTAAGTGCTACTATGGATGGAAGAGGATTGCAGTTGGACACAAATGAGAAAACTGATGGGGTTGAATCACTTTGCTGTGGTGTTTTAGTAAATCTGCTAGAATCATCAGATCCAGCAAAACTTGTTTTGGATATAATACTGAACCGCACTATTCCACTTTGTGATAAGAAAGGAGACCATGCGATGATTATTAATGATAGCCACATCAATCTGCTAGAACAACTGATGACAATCTCACCATATATCAAACCTAGTGTACGAAAAGAAGCATTGAAGATAGCACTTGATTTGAAAGCTAACATGAAGGAAATTACTGAAAATTATTTGACGGTTCttggttttcttctccttttgtcAAATTATGGATTGGTTACTTCTTTTATTGAAGATGAAATTTTGGAGCATTTTGCATTTGTTGCTCATTACAAGATAGCTGTGAAGCTGTTTAGGAACCTTGGCTTTGTGAATAAAGTTTCTG ATTTTGTTGAGAAACTTATCAAGAAGAAACAATTTGTTGGAGCGGTTAGATTCAGTTGTGAATATAACTTGACTGACAAGAATCAACTAATTGATCTCTTGCAAGAACACGTCCAGAATGCCAAGCAGATATGTGAGACCAGTTGCAACAACAGCGACTCCAAAGAAATCaag GATAAGGCGAGAGATCGAGAAATTGCTTGTCTGGAAACTGTTCTACAGTGCATTTCAGATCACGGCCTAGAACCTAAGGTTCTGTTTAACAAGGAGATTAAATATCGCATTCTTGAGCTAAAAGGATATAAAGGCAATTAG